AGAAGTTCTGTTAAAAATAAGATAAAGAAGACAATTCCACCTAAATTTTTAATAAAGTTAAAACTAAAATGAGGTATAAAAGAAGAGGAAATCAGTAAGATTCCCATAAAAACAGAAATTGATTCTTGTTTTGTTAGTTGTAATGTTAGTCGGTAACCCGCAAGAAATAATGCTCCTACTAATAAAGAAACAAATACTTTGTTTGTTGCTACGATGTTTGTCCCAAGTTTTGAAAAGTATACAAGACCGTATAAAACTGGAGAAGAATCCGGGCTAAAAAACCTTCCCTTTGTAACATAAGAATTCACTTGCGCAGCGTAATAATAACCATCGGCACCGAATGCAAAGGCCGAACTAAATTGAACTACCAATTGCAAACAAATAATGAAAAGAAAGATTCCGAGAACTAGGCCTTTTCTTTTACAAAAGGTAGTCATCGGATGAACATAAGAGGGGACTGCCATTTTCTTCTGATTCTAAGAAGACTTTCACATTCGAAAATCCATTTTTTTGGGTCTGTTGAAAATACAATCTCCGTCGTTTGAGTGGCTCTGTACTTCGGATACAAAATGTAAGATTTGATTCAGTAAGTTCCCAGTGGAAAAGTAAAGGAAAGGGAAATGTATTTAAAATTCGTAAGTCCTTAGTCGGATAAACGACAGAGGCATCCGTACCTAGTGGAGTGAATCTAGTTTCCTCTGTATACAGATCACGGGAGTGGGGGAATCGTTCTATAACACCCAGGCCGAGTTCTAAGGAAAGGTAGTAAATGATTCCAGACAATTGGCAAAGCCCACCTGCAACTTCGGAACTAACATCTCCATTGCGAATCACTCGCCCTTCTTTGTAACCTTTCTGGATGGTGGGGTTTCCAATTTCATACCAGAAAGAAAAGATTTTACCAGGAAGCAAAACGCGATCGTTCATTTGTTCAACCGCAATCCGAAGGTTTTGGAGTTTCCCTTCTTTTAGAGGTGAGGGAAGGATGGGGAGTGTGATTAAAGTTTCTTCCTGCCAATCCCCATCCGATTGGTTTTTTGAATTCAATCCGAATCGTAAGTATTGTCCTGTGAGAATAGCGCCAATCCATCTTTTAGTGACTTTGATTTTAAGTTTCAATGCTGGAATCAAAGTTAGTTGCTATTCCTCGGAATCAAGAAAAACTTCTGTAAAACTGCGGTCTGGATTCATGATATAAG
The sequence above is drawn from the Leptospira sp. WS4.C2 genome and encodes:
- a CDS encoding VanW family protein, whose translation is MIPALKLKIKVTKRWIGAILTGQYLRFGLNSKNQSDGDWQEETLITLPILPSPLKEGKLQNLRIAVEQMNDRVLLPGKIFSFWYEIGNPTIQKGYKEGRVIRNGDVSSEVAGGLCQLSGIIYYLSLELGLGVIERFPHSRDLYTEETRFTPLGTDASVVYPTKDLRILNTFPFPLLFHWELTESNLTFCIRSTEPLKRRRLYFQQTQKNGFSNVKVFLESEENGSPLLCSSDDYLL